The Zerene cesonia ecotype Mississippi chromosome 11, Zerene_cesonia_1.1, whole genome shotgun sequence sequence AAATCATTGGTTGTtcgtacattttttaatagtaatatcaATAGTCCAGAAAAGTTTGGGTGGATACGACAATACAaaagtgaattaaaatataacatgacGTTTCTAGTCAACatgctaaaaatatatccaatAATTTAGCCAGAAAACATAATTGTTAGTATTCATGatcttatacaaaatacttGCAGCTTGTAGATAGGTGCTCTAATACTTATCGACATTACAACATGACACTGCGTCAATCTCTGACaagtgatttattataaatgacgatttatattatttccattttcaCCCTAATAATTTGTCtggaaattgtttttttttttaattttgatgacatttttttttcatagttttaaaatactattattccGAACTCGTACTGGCGgtgcttatttttatttctgtattgTCGCCTTCACCCAGTATATGCTATAGACcagttaaaaatgtttcaatgtttgtaaaaattaaccaATGTTTGGGCTAAACCTTCatcaaatttacatttattaatcgaAGGAGTTCCTaaagatacaaataataatataatgatgaatataataaaccaaaaatataaaacgaatttAACAATACCACCATACAGTTACTTAATCTCATGcatgcaatttatattaaccaTGTCATTgcaattgcatttataattaagtacatTCTATTAATTCTATAAATGGAGCTTTTCACTTCCTAATTCTAAGCGACCGGAACATTTAACCACTATCAATACGGACACAAAGTCATCTGAatgatatattcattaatgtatataatgtaaaatgcaagaactaaaaatacatgaaagcataatttaataactacaTTTGAGTATTTGGATCATAAAGATGTTATATTTTACCCAGCACTATGTTACACACAACATTGAcaatttagattataaatgtagaatgagcaaatgttattaaatatataaaagttaaaaatgttacatcATGCAGTGctatgtatatactatatatcaCAAGTGTTTGTACTCTGAgctatcaaaattttatacattgtgCGGGTAAAGCAtccatttacattaaattaatccCATTGTAACTTATAAAGGACATACATCATTTACAAgaaaaccatttaaaaattagaacACAAATTCTCCTCTAAAAGTACTCATACTTACTGATCAAGATTTTGCTGAGCTCTTATGtatgtctataaatatttttacttgcaAAAATTTTGAACACACAATTTTCAAATTCCTTCCTActattatactaaatatatttagtgcAATACATCATAggaattaaaacattaaaatctaaCTATTTCCTAAAggttacttatattataaaatttgaaaatgtataaaatgccTTGTTGGATAATTCtcctgtaaatattaatagattcaaattatttttgccatcaaacatatttaaaatatgagtatgttatatttctatttcaaaagaaataatttttttacattgattGATCACCTTTtgaaacattcacatttaaagGAACCTTCACATgctgcaaataataatattgtcaatTTATTGAAACTTTCAAAACATCTCATCCACTTTTCTAATCACTATGAAAATCAAGACTTAAATTTGATATGGATGGTATGGGAGATTCAGAAAAATCACCAGAATCGTTACTAGACTTCAAGCTGTTATTATCTGGGCTCTTTGTCTTTTCAGTGTTGATATTtcctttactttttaaattgttccTACTTTGCCCAGTAAAACTTTTTTCGCTGACTAAGTCTGTTACATCTGATATAGAAATAGAACTTTGCGAATGAGGTGATGAATGCTTATCGCATTGAGAGCTTGTACTTACTCGTTTCTtatcttttgtattttgttccATAGTTCCAGAAAGTAGAGGTGAGGAGAAATCATAACTATATTCAGGTGTGTCATATTTCAGTGAATGTTCAGGTGATTTTTTGACACCAGctccatccttacaaacacTAACTTCGCGCTTCAAAGATTCAGATGATGCACTACTCAAAGTTGGAACTGAATCTATCTGAGATCCATGTGTGTGAGACTGTCGACCTGTACTGTCCTTTGAATCAGCATGTGGAATACCTGTGGTATTCAGTAACATTTCATCTTGCAAGTTAAATGgttttaattcaatgtaaGATGTAGATTCACTGCTTGTGTTCACTTTCGTATCATGTTTTTCAGTtggagttttattttgttcattgCTACTTATATTCCCTGatactatactagtagtaATATTTTGTGCCACAGccttattattatcaatatcaCTTAAAACTATGTGTTGATTAGGAACATATTCTGAGCTATTCCTGTTTCCTGTGGAGTCACTAGACGTGTCTGTATCAGAATTGTCTAAATTCAACCTTAGATCAAGTCGTTGTTTCTCATCGGAGGAATTACCAGACTGAGATTGGCTCGTAGAGGAACTAGTTTCTTGATTGACAATATACGTCGAATGATCCCCTTGATCACAACTATCACGCGAACTTTCATGCTTCAAATCAGTAtgcgattttaaaaaataccgaAGAATCGTTACGAGAATGGGCTCTTTTTCCTTAttagtttgatttatttgtagcATTTCATTTATACTTCGCTCGCCTCTGTATGAGTATTCTTTTCCTTGTCGTGTTTCTGACATGTAAACAAAcaaggtattttttaaattacaaaactcCAAAAATTCGTGTATTATTGATAACGATAGAATTCCTTCCGGTAACTTTAAAATCTTATCCAAACactcattttgttttatattctcgCAGTCATCCTCGAATGCTAAAAAGATATTAGCTCGCAACAACGCGCGTATTTTAGCAAGGGATCCATTCTTTTCTAACGATTCAATAACCAAATCTCTGAGTTCCGTATCTTCTGGCTGTGCCATTGCATATAAAACCAAGTTGTTtttgattcaaataaatatatcaatctaaataaaagtatttttacgtgttttaataattattgttttgtatttctttcCCCGAGATACTATGAAGATTGAAGTATGATTAGTATGAGTTGCTGACTTACTGACAATGACATTGACATCATGACATTCATGTCTAGCTGTGGATACTGATATTTTGGTGTATATTAggtatagataaattaaaaaggaaatattaattaaaaataataagtacaggtaacagttacatttatatgtaattatagttCGGATTTATTTCAACAGCCTGTTGTGTAATGATTATAGAACATTCGATTTTCTCTGTTTAATATTGATTCaggaaacaaatattttttttgtgtcggcgtgataaaaacataaattgttttgtttgttttatatacgcactacctaattaaataaactataataataaagaactaTTTTCATTCACGGTTTTAatggttaatataaaataatattttttatttgtacctaCTCGTAATACACAAAAGCAAACTTATATTTGTTCAACAATTTATCcaataacaacataataattttcaaagtataaattaaagtgacagtattctaaaaaaatctgttatttcgctgatttattattcaattatggtagataaacaaaaatcgataaattcTCCACAGAAATATATCAATTCGCGCTATGGTTAGCATAATTAACTACTCGGTAGAGTAACCAAGAGCATTTTCCCCACgtttataatcattttcatAGCtactatacattttattcgtaGGTCTTTGGGAACGTGCTCGATTACAAGGGGTTGAAGGCTTGCGCCGGGAAAATGTAGAAAATTCAGTCAGTCGGATCGAGCACGCGCGGGAGGTCGGTGCATTGGTCCGCCCGCCCTTAAAATGACACTATAGTGAAAGTTTTAgattattatacatagtaaatataactattaaagCCTTGATAATGtccaaatgtaaaaaaacaatcaaaataaaatgaaactgaGGAAAATAACGTGTATTGGGCAAGCAAGTGATAAAATACTAGTGGCGGGAAACCGTTTTGATATCGCCTGACGTGTTGTGTCCTATGTGTACATAGAGCGAGTAGAGCCGTCTGCCCTAGAGGGCGGCCGACATGCTGGATTCGTCGTGAATCGATATTTTTGGAACGTTGTAGAGCTAAAATAATGAGGTTGAGAATTTAATACAggtatgaatatattttatataagaaaatactttgACGGCAGTAAATCATATCATCTacgtaaatttttttcaaatgttgCTTCATCCCTACATTGGGCGCCaaagtaggtacctataagccatttacaaaaaaatattgaacacgttttaatgtagtttaaatttatgaagcGTAAAGAGGaatgattttttgtgtttggagGTGAATGATTCTGAAACCGATAAAGGTATTCTCCATAACGGAGACagctttcataaaattatgaagagATCTAGTTTTTATGACATGAAACCTTTTATACTAGCGAAATAAATGAGCATGCAGTTATTGATGTCAATTAATCGATTACCTACatcaaaattttctaaaataagaaatgaattcttaatgtaattacaaaaattaaaaagctacaaaaaatatttaaaacattcgtaaattcatataataaattgaatcaaaagggtactaattttttttataccaatataCGAGTAGATTTTATGTCCCAAAAAcaggaattttaataatttaaaaaccaaaataataaattgattattagaTATCTATCAAATATTGATTcttcaataaatcattatgAATAAACCTAATATCATATGCATATTTGCAGTTAAGATACTTTTTTTGCACAATTATTGCATACTATATGCTTATTGTATGCTATCGGTCCGCTCCGGCTCCACCTGGGGTACAAATTATATTGTCTATAGTATTAACGCATTGCATACATATACAACggtgaatttttgaaatcgatctaGTTGTTCATGAGATacgcgcgttcaaacaaaaaaacctcggcagctttatattattaagtatagatcTAAAtctgattataataaactgaACATTAGTGATTCGAAATTTTGTAGTTATATGAAATACGATTTAATTATACTAGTTAggtacttaatattaaaattagcaagtataatatattcctAGGCATGTTCCACACACCTAATTATAGTTGTAAAATATgcttcaatataaaatataaagaatttctttaaatttaatagcacATACgcctgaaaaaaaatattgagatactttaacttttaattattataaggaaAATACAACAGACACTAaagaagtatttaatatttaatacgttGCTTTTCTAGTGGCGGATTCTAGAAAGagaataacttttttttaaaattacatatctGGTACATATAAACAGCAATAGTGGCAAAAAGCCCCCCAGTCAGCAAATTAGCAAccatttaaagattaaaattactGCACTTGACTGTACAGACGCAatgatttagttataaattttaagtagaGACTAGAGATCATATAAATGTGCGTATTTATAACAATGGCGCAAATATGTGGCGTTAGGCCTAAATGCTAGACGTAATTGCTTCTGATGCTGGGGCCATATAAACCTcagatgttttattaaaatttgcacTGAAGAAAAATTTGGTAGACGGGatggaaattatttcaatactgTGAGGCAGCATATCGGATACTGCCTCGAAAAGCAAACATACTTCAATATCCTTATAGTTTCAGAATTAACGAAActagaatcataaaaatttttgGCACAATCGAGTTTGTCACATGAGCGTgtagattttaatgatataatacttattttttaagtaaaagtGGGAAACTGACCTGGTGGTACGCTTTATGGTAAGCGAACGTCACCACCCACTAATATTTGCAGTGGTAGGCTTTATAAATGCGTTGTCTGCTTTAAACGGATAAGGCTTAAGGATAGGGATAACGtgagggaaaaggaatgggaaAGGTATATGGCACGAGAATAAACGAAACATAGTAGCATTCACATGCTATTATTGCACGTCGATTCTGAGGTGTGGTACCTATCCCGGTGCACGCTGGCCCTATCTGTGACGAAACGCGCTTGACTCccagacaaaaaaatatatatatatttacactaaatacaaattagacatattaactattatttttacttgttaGATGATTTGTGTTTCCTAATTACTAtgtcatgttttatttttaaatataattgcgtGAGTGAAagcaattgttttataataagaaaattatcgtTTACAAACACAATGTAAATACGAGTAACTTTCAGGGTTTTCCAGCGGAAGGGGCGTTATTCTTGGGGACAATCAATACGGACGTctgcatatttaaatttatgacgAAGGGGACTTTAAACTATGCTTTATATCattgtattcattataaataataagagtgtgaacaaaacaaataaaaatcaaatataccacagattactaaatagtttagaaattaaagattttttaacggattttaaacgtgaccTCGATACTTGCGTATAATcaacacaagaaaatagtacttaataattactaCGTAAATTATAACTTGACTATAATCAATACATTGTTGTTTTCTTCGTTTTCATATAGggtatatataactaataagATTGATATCTAGCAATggatcattattttttaatttgaacatcATTACTAACTATttttgctattaaaataacgtttgCTAATAAATAGCTGGTAATAAatagtatgatataaatattacgacAAACGTAAGTGGgaaaaaattatgatgatgCAGATGCCAGCATATATCGAATCGTTTCAGATCTAATTTCCTCAAATGTAAGACGCAAAATTATCATATCTATTACATAACAACGCAAATACATTCTAATGGAGCGAATTTAGGTAGCTTTGAGGGATTGTCCAGtgaatgtatgaataaatGCTTCGAGAACGACGGCAAGTTTCTTGAGCACTTATTTTTCCACTCAGTTTCTCGTTCGCGACGTGATTCGCTAAGTCACGTATGAACTGAAAAATGTTACGGCCCTAGTTCCTTCTATGTATTGAATACCAATGGGCCTACGTCAAATATTTAGCAATGCGTAACATCAATATGGACCTCATTCAGACATGGCTAGTAGTTACTAACTGCTGCCTATGAGGCTATGTATGATTTTGGAAGATAGCTAGGTTCACCGTTTAATAATTCACCTGGAAATAAGAGTTTCGAGAAAAGCAATTACTCTGCTAGGATGCTTCACGGATAATtactcaataataatttaaatatattttgagattGTAGGTACTGCTATATTGCAGCTCTTTGTAGTAGAATAGTAATATTCTGCTGAATATTAAACtttgaattatgaaatttataaagaagtatacacaaaaatgttcacctttgaaactttaaattatatatgttctAATTATTGTCAGAgagtatgtgtgtatgtaaaaaacaagttatttGCCATTTGGTCTGATTGGAATTGCCAGTGTTCAATGTTCATTGAggcaacaataatttattgagaTCGATTCCGTCACTGCGAGTTTCGAGACGGCTATTCAGATGCAGAATAATTAAAGCTGAAGACCTCTTCATATTCAAGTGCAAACCCTTCAAGtgatatctattattatacttgATCTCTATGGTATTTCATTACAAAGGTACAAATTGAttacaaaattcaattaaagaattttaggGAAACCTTTGAAAAGATACAGTGGAactcaattttttatcatttattatcatcatgatttattgctttaagggaataaattattaatgtaaatccAAAGTCCAAATTCTCCATTTTACATATGTGCATTGATTTGTTGTAACAAAATGTAgcctatattatttaagttcttGAGACTCATAAGCTTTTAATATGATTGCTGTCTATATACAACCCTCAGTTTCTCAACAATTATTGAGtgaatttccattaaaattcaaGTTGTTGGAGTTGCTATGGAtgatcaaacatttttaataaaaacttcataGCGGTAGGAGTTGGTTAATCCTGATTCACAAGATGTTGTGCGACAACTTTCAGCAAATCATATGAGATATACGAAGAGGCTACGAGATTATATTTGAAgaacgttaaatattttaaataagtattaaaatgaaCATGTATAATAGGACTATACTAAGCTACTATGATATGAGATAAAGTTTTCAGTCAAACTCAGCAGTAATTAAGATATTTCCCATTTATCGAAGTTTAACGAGTTTGTTAAAGTTTTTGCAATGTTTAGCAAGGAGGCGGCACGTTCATTATTTGACTCTacgttttaattgaaatgtcaCGAActtttactaaatatattcaaaataagtaGGAACTACCCATGAGTTGCTTACAGAAACAAGGAaagttaaaattgaatttaaattaaattagtttcaaAGGATATAATGGTAATGAAATCTTGGGCCAActtctattataaaagaaatgaaatcaattctttgttattttttcggtttaaatattgatataactaTAAGGGGTTTTTGTAAAGATAATTTTGCAGCATATGGATTATCGGACATTACATTGCACCAGttagaacattttttaatataatttaatattcctgTATACATGACCATACATACCTTTATCTCCATACTTTATTTTGTCCTATTTTCACCTCATCCCAATTCAAACAAAAGATATCGTGGAAGTTTTGTCTAATTCACCATTAGGTTCTTCCATTTTTGTTTG is a genomic window containing:
- the LOC119830101 gene encoding protein TONNEAU 1a-like, giving the protein MAQPEDTELRDLVIESLEKNGSLAKIRALLRANIFLAFEDDCENIKQNECLDKILKLPEGILSLSIIHEFLEFCNLKNTLFVYMSETRQGKEYSYRGERSINEMLQINQTNKEKEPILVTILRYFLKSHTDLKHESSRDSCDQGDHSTYIVNQETSSSTSQSQSGNSSDEKQRLDLRLNLDNSDTDTSSDSTGNRNSSEYVPNQHIVLSDIDNNKAVAQNITTSIVSGNISSNEQNKTPTEKHDTKVNTSSESTSYIELKPFNLQDEMLLNTTGIPHADSKDSTGRQSHTHGSQIDSVPTLSSASSESLKREVSVCKDGAGVKKSPEHSLKYDTPEYSYDFSSPLLSGTMEQNTKDKKRVSTSSQCDKHSSPHSQSSISISDVTDLVSEKSFTGQSRNNLKSKGNINTEKTKSPDNNSLKSSNDSGDFSESPIPSISNLSLDFHSD